A single Vespa crabro chromosome 21, iyVesCrab1.2, whole genome shotgun sequence DNA region contains:
- the LOC124431566 gene encoding 26S proteasome non-ATPase regulatory subunit 2-like codes for MARALVHLRILMQTSTTSMTSVPKPLKFLRDYYARLKDAYYKIEKNDDIKRQFAEILSVLVIVGTSSSSRECLDFCIKGSVKNPGEWGHEYVRQLEAEIVDEWTKSMSPFFHRSQLTPLIESIVKFNMKHNAEIQACDLCLEIDQMNFLHEHLDSNNFSRVCHYLTSCAAYSEDTERKQILEFVFDQYMIFAEYSKAMLIALQLANPDLVFKCLSTCPDSLIRKQLAFLIARQQIQNHLMKKEYQEEDAQDIETILTNGHVNGHFQILARELDILEPKLPEDIYKTWLETGIRRDIDYDSVRSNLASSFVTAFVHAGFGEDKLMANTKDCWVYKNKGHTMLSATASLGLIHLWDVDGGLVPIDKYLYTSDDYIKSGALLAIGLVNCGVRNECDPALALLSDYVLSTSEILRIGATLGLGLAYSGSQRSDVAELLTSALNDKQSTMEIIGLSAIGLALVYVGTANSDVSYVILQKLLELTIEQLANTHYRFLSLALGILYMSCRDVIDTPSAALEVLPEPYRLACQTMLQICAYAGTGDVLIVQELLRICSEPVNGKESIYGTPITTPVASCCDHGKRVVSNLTTDDNQAKNKTPNSKYMSVINIFLLTVGRYGPTQARRAVPLAMALSSLSNPEPALLDVLNKYSHDNDVDVAHNAILALGLVGAGSNNARLATMLRQLAAYHAKNPSHLFLVRISQGLVHLGKVSWECSCQVLLTSSSSSVKFFIYQGTLSLSPMHYSSRILDRTALAGLMVVLVACLDCRNLILDKSHYLMYCLATAIEPRWLVTLDKDLKTLPVSVRVGQAVDIVGKAGNPKSIAGGNVHTTPTLLMHNERAELLLDEYEPLSSMLEGFVILREKAESS; via the exons ATGGCACGTGCTCTGGTACATCTTAGAATATTAATGCAAACGTCGACCACTTCGATGACCTCGGTACCAAAGCCATTGAAATTTCTCAGAGATTACTACGCTCGATTAAAGGATGCCtattataaaatcgaaaaaaacgacgacattAAGAGACAATTTGCCGAGATTTTGAGCGTTTTAGTTATAGTTGGAACATCTTCAAGCTCGAGAGAATGTTTAGATTTTTGTATAAAAGGATCGGTGAAAAATCCTGGCGAGTGGGGTCACGAATATGTTAGACAATTGGAGGCAGAGATAGTCGACGAATGGACCA AATCGATGAGTCCATTTTTTCACAGGTCACAGCTTACGCCTTTGATCGAGAGCATCGTGAAGTTCAATATGAAACACAATGCCGAGATACAAGCCTGTGATCTGTGCTTGGAAATTGatcaaatgaattttctaCATGAGCATTTGGATTCTAATAACTTTTCGAGAGTGTGTCATTACTTGACGAGTTGCGCCGCTTACAG CGAAGACACGGAGAGAAAACAGATATTGGAATTCGTATTCGATCAATATATGATATTCGCAGAGTATAGTAAAGCCATGCTGATTGCATTACAACTGGCCAATCCGGATTTGGTGTTTAAGTGTCTTTCCACCTGTCCAGATTCTTTGATACGAAAACAATTAGCATTTCTGATTGCGAGACAACAG ATTCAGAATCATTTAATGAAGAAGGAATATCAAGAAGAAGATGCACAGGATATCGAGACTATACTTACCAATGGACATGTCAATGGCCATTTTCAAATATTGGCCAGAGAATTGGATATATTAGAGCCTAAATTACCGGAAGATATTTACAAGACCTGGTTGGAGACAGGAATCAGACGAGATATCGATTATGATTCTGTCAGATCGAATTTAGCTTCTAGCTTCGTTACGGCTTTCGTTCATGCTGGTTTCGGCGAAGATAAACTTATGGCAAATACCAAAGACTGTTGGGTATACAAAAACAAG GGACATACGATGCTATCGGCAACTGCATCCTTAGGTCTGATACATCTTTGGGACGTGGATGGTGGATTAGTACCGATCGACAA GTATCTTTATACGAGTGACGATTACATCAAGTCAGGTGCTCTATTGGCAATCGGATTAGTAAACTGTGGAGTTCGAAATGAATGCGACCCAGCCTTGGCCCTGTTAAGCGATTATGTTCTCTCTACCAGCGAAATTCTACGAATTGGTGCAACCTTAGGATTAGGTTTGGCTTATTCTGGCTCTCAACGGTCAGATGTTGCGGAACTTTTGACATCGGCATTAAACGACAAACAGA GTACCATGGAAATTATCGGACTTTCTGCGATTGGTTTAGCTTTGGTTTACGTTGGTACGGCCAATTCTGACGTCTCCTATGTTATATTGCAGAAGTTATTAGAACTTACAATCGAGCAATTGGCTAATACGCATTACAG GTTTTTATCACTGGCCTTGGGAATACTTTACATGAGTTGCCGGGATGTCATAGATACTCCATCAGCGGCACTAGAAGTTTTACCTGAACCATACAGACTAGCTTGTCAAACTATGTTACAG ATTTGCGCATACGCTGGAACTGGCGACGTTCTTATCGTCCAAGAACTCTTAAGAATTTGTTCGGAACCCGTTAATGGCAAGGAAAGTATCTATGGTACACCAATTACGACTCCTGTTGCCAGTTGTTGCGATCATGGAAAACGTGTGGTTTCCAATCTAACGACAGACGATAATCAAGCGAAGAACAAGACTCCTAATTCCAAGTATATGTCtgttattaacatatttttattaacg GTAGGACGATACGGTCCGACCCAAGCAAGACGAGCGGTACCCTTAGCTATGGCCCTTTCGTCTCTTTCTAATCCAGAACCGGCACTCTTAGATGTTTTGAACAAATATAGTCACGACAATGACGTGGACGTTGCTCATAACGCAATATTAGCTTTAGGATTGGTCGGTGCTGGAAGTAACAATGCGAGATTGGCGACCATGCTTAGACAATTAGCTGCCTATCATGCCAAAAATCCTTCTCATTTATTTCTCGTACGAATTTCTCAAGGTCTCGTGCATTTAGGGAAAGTAAGTTGGGAATGTTCGTGCCAAGTTCTTCttacttcttcctcttcctctgttaaatttttcatttatcagggtacgttatcgttatcaccGATGCATTATTCATCGAGAATCTTGGATCGAACGGCACTGGCTGGATTGATGGTTGTTCTGGTTGCATGTTTGGATTGTAGGAATTTGATATTGGATAAATCTCATTACTTGATGTACTGTTTAGCTACGGCCATCGAACCACGATGGTTGGTCACTTTGGATAAGGATCTTAAG aCACTTCCTGTTTCCGTTAGAGTTGGCCAAGCCGTAGACATCGTTGGCAAGGCTGGCAATCCAAAATCCATAGCTGGTGGTAACGTTCATACGACCCCAACCCTTTTAATGCATAACGAAAGGGCGGAATTGTTGTTAGACGAATATGAACCTTTGTCCAGCATGCTGGAAGGGTTTGttattttaagagaaaaagcaGAATCTTCCTAA